TAGCGGCCTCCTCTCTTAAGCAGCAAAGAAGATATTCTTTGCGCTTCCTCTTCGGTAAACGGCTGATGCTTCCTTCTGCCTAGCAGCACAATGCCGCCACGGTAATAGGGATGGCTGCCGGGAACGGGCAGACCTAAAGCGGATACCAGCTTTTCCGCCAGAATGACCGGGCATTCCCGGAGCAAGGACGTATTTTTCCACCCGTTCACCAGACAAACCGTTCCATGACGCAGCACCGTTCCGCCTATTCCTATTCCCGGCTGAATTCTCATATGTTCGACTTTGCCGTTCAAGCTGCCGATCACCGCAATCCATTTCATGCTCCCGTGATGCCCGGCAGGACCGGCAAATGCGATAAAGTCGCTCTCGCTTCCGTGAAGGATTTCCTGAAGGCCATGCCGTATACGCTCTTCGCCGACAGACTCCGATAACTCTTTCAAGCTGCTATCCCCTTCGTTTTTCGTATTCGATACCGCCTGCCTATTGTCCTATTGTAAGGGATGGGAAATTTCTTGTATGTAAGGGGGTTCCCCTATTCAAGAGTCAGGGAATTCCCTAATAACAGAAAAGAAGCCCCGGCTGACCGCAGCCGGGGTTACATGCGGCAAATCTCCTTCGGGCAATTCTCGCAGCAGCAAGTTTCCCGCAGGTACCGCAAATTTTTAATGATCAAATGACCGTCTTCATAAGCGATAACGTCATCCTTCTTGAGATCGCTCAGCATTCGGTTCACGCTTTCGCGCGTCGCTCCGATCATATCGGCCATCTCCGAATTGCTGATTTTGAGCGTAATAAAGATATGCTCCGCTGTAGGTTTGCCGTAGGAATTGCTAAGGCGAATAAGCAGCGAGCAAAGGGCACCCGTCTTGCCAAACATCATGAGATCCCGGAATTTCGTCTGCGTCAGGCGGTGCATCAGCCCCATCCATCTCATAAACTCAACGGCAAGATCGCCATGCTGCCACAAGAGCACCTCGAGATCCTTCCTCTGGATGACGCCAATCTTCGCATCCTCCGTTACTTCCGCCCTGAAGCTGTGAACCGAGTCCGGGAAAGGATCCATCTGACCGATCAGATCCCCCTTCTGGTACAGATACAGCGTTAAGGTACGGCCGCTGTCCGTCGACTTCACCGCACGGACCCGGCCTTTCATAATAAAATACAGCTTATCCGCCGCATCGCCCTCCCAGAACAAGCAGCTTCCTTTTTCATAGGCGCGTTTGTACATAATGCTGTCCAGCTTCTCGAAGCTTTCCTTCGATAATACGGGCTCCTGCCCTTCCATCGACGCGTTGTTTACTCCCATCCCTTATTGCCCCTTCCGAGTGATCGTTATAATCAGCATAACGCCATTCGAAAAGCCGCAACATCGGGGAATCACCTGATCTTGAAGGGGATATTTCCTTATTTTTACCGTTGGATGCCCTGATGGCATTCCGCCTGGATGATGGCCATAGCTCTCGTTACCTCCTGCTCGGTTGGAGCGGGAACACCCTCCAGCGGATACGGACGGCCCAGCGTCTGCCATTTGTATACGCCCATCCGGTGATAAGGAAGAAGCTCAAGCCTCTCCACGTTGACCAGCCCGCCGATAAATCGGCCGAGCAACCGCAAATCCTCCGCGTGATCGGTTATGCCGGGGATCAGCACATGGCGGATCCATACCGGCTTGGATATGGAAGACAGCCACTTGGCAAAATGCAAAATCCGGTCATTGGGCTGCGACGTCAGCCGTTCATGCTTGTCTCGATCGATCTGCTTCAAATCAAGCAGGACAAGATCCGTGTCGTTCATCAGCTCGGACGCATGGGAGGGGTCGCAGAAGCCTGAGCTGTCCAGCGCGGTGTGCAGGCCATATTTCTCTTTGCAGGCCTTGAACAGAGCAGCGACAAATGGAGCCTGCAGCGTAGGCTCTCCTCCCGTCACCGTAATTCCTCCGCCTGA
This region of Paenibacillus sp. JDR-2 genomic DNA includes:
- a CDS encoding Crp/Fnr family transcriptional regulator, with the translated sequence MGVNNASMEGQEPVLSKESFEKLDSIMYKRAYEKGSCLFWEGDAADKLYFIMKGRVRAVKSTDSGRTLTLYLYQKGDLIGQMDPFPDSVHSFRAEVTEDAKIGVIQRKDLEVLLWQHGDLAVEFMRWMGLMHRLTQTKFRDLMMFGKTGALCSLLIRLSNSYGKPTAEHIFITLKISNSEMADMIGATRESVNRMLSDLKKDDVIAYEDGHLIIKNLRYLRETCCCENCPKEICRM
- the pflA gene encoding pyruvate formate-lyase-activating protein; its protein translation is MKGRIHSIDTFGTVDGPGIRFVLFMQGCALQCQFCHNPDTWDTAAGRQVTVDDILEEIEPYLPYYRGSGGGITVTGGEPTLQAPFVAALFKACKEKYGLHTALDSSGFCDPSHASELMNDTDLVLLDLKQIDRDKHERLTSQPNDRILHFAKWLSSISKPVWIRHVLIPGITDHAEDLRLLGRFIGGLVNVERLELLPYHRMGVYKWQTLGRPYPLEGVPAPTEQEVTRAMAIIQAECHQGIQR